DNA sequence from the Cupriavidus oxalaticus genome:
CGCTGTGCCCTTCCTTTTCCCTTTCCCTTTCCCCTTCCCTTTCCCGTCCCCTTTCCCTTTGCGCCAGCCTGCTGGCCGTCACCGCCGCCACGCTGCCGACAGCCGCGCACGCCGCCCCCGCCTGGCCCGACAAGCCGATCACCATCATCGTCCCCGGCGCGCCCGGCGGCACCACCGACATCCCGACCCGCCTGGTCGCGCAGAAGCTGTCGGCCATCCTCGGCCAGCCCGTGGTGGTCGACAACAAGCCCGGCAGCGGCGGCATCATCGGCACACAGGCTTTGCTGCGCGCGGCACCTGACGGCTACACGCTGGTGGTCGGCAACACCGGCTCGCATGCCATCAACTACAGCGCCTACAAGCAGCTGGCCTATCAGCCGCAGGACTTCATGCCGCTGACCGACATGATTTCCTTCCCCAACGTGCTGGTGGTCAATGCGCAGGCGCCGGTGCGCAGCGTGGCCGAGCTGGTCGCGCAGCTGAAGCAGTCGCCGGGCAAGTATTCGTATGCCTCGGCGGGCATCGGCCAGACCACGCACCTGACCGCCGAGCTGTTCCGGCTGCGCACCGCCACCGAGGTGCTGCACGTGCCCTACAAGGGCTCGACGCCGGCCACCACCTCGGTGCTTGCCGGCGAAACCACCTTCATGTTCGACAACCTGACGCAGGCGCTGCCGCACATCCGCGCCGGCAAGCTGCGAGCGCTGGCGGTGACCAGCGCCGAGCGGCTGCCGTCGCTGCCGGACGTGCCGACCATGGAGCAGGCCGGCGTGAAGGATTTCGTGGTGATGGGCTGGCTCGGCGTGTTCGCGTCCGCGAAGACGCCGCCCGCCGTCGCCGCCATCCTGCAGGACGCCCTGTCCCGGGCCATGCGCGATCCCGACGTGGTGGCGAAATTCCGCGACATGGGCGGCATCCCCGGCGGCGAACCTCAGCCCCGCTTCGCCGCGCTGGTCAACGGCGACATCAGGCGCTGGGGCGACACCATCCGCGCATCCAGGGTCAGCCTGGACTAGCGCGGCGCCGGGCCGCCTTCGGCAAAGCGGAAGGCGGCCCGGCCCAAAGCCAAATTGACACGGTACAGGCTGCCGCTTACTCTCGGCCTACCCTGCGGTATATTCAGCGCATGCTTAACATGCCAGGCGCCGCCGCGGGCACATAACGACAACGACAATCCCGCGAGACGACCACCGTGCCTGCCCCCACCACGCCTTCCCGCCTGGACAGCCTCCGTCCGGCCCTGCCGATCCTGCTTGGCGCCTCCGTGATGCTCAGCCTGGCCATGGGCCTGCGCCAGAGCCTGGGCATCTTCATGCCGCCGCTGACGCGGGACATCGGCATCTCGGTCTCCGACTTCACCGTGGCCATCGCCGTGCAGAACCTCGCCTGGGGCCTGCTGCAGCCGCTGGCGGGCGCATGGGCCACGCGGATCGGCTTCCGGCCGCTGATGCTGGCCGGCTCGCTGTCGTATGTGGCCGGGCTGGTGCTGCTGGCGACCGCGCAAGGCATGATCGGCGTCACGCTGGGCGCGGGGGTGGCGATCGGCGCTTCGATGGCCTGCACCGGCAGCGCGCTGGCGATGGCGGTGGCGGCACGGCCAGTGCCGGCGGCGCTGCGCAGCACGGTGCTGGGGCTGGTGTCGGGGGCCGGCTCGCTCGGGGCGCTGCTGGCGGCGCCGATCGGGCAGATGGTGACGCAGACCTACGGCTGGCGCGCCGGGCTGGCCGCGTTCGTGCTGCTGGCGCTGGTGATGCTGCCGGCGGCCTGGATGGCGGGGCGCGTGGACAAGCTGCCGTTGCCCGCATTCGTCGGCGCCGACCAGAGCAATGCGCGGCAGGCGCTGGGCACGGCGCTGCGGCACGCGCCGTTCATCGTCATGGCGCTGGCGTATTTCGTCTGCGGCATGCAGCTGGTCTTCCTGACCACGCACCTGCCGTCGTACCTGGATGTCTGCGGCATGGACCCGATGCTCAGCGCGCAGGCGCTGGGCGTGATCGGCGGCTTCAACGTGCTCGGCAGCATCTTCTTCGGCTGGGCCGGCGGGCGCTTCAACAAGCTGATGCTGCTGGGCGGCATCTATACCGTGCGCTCGCTGGCGCTGACCTGGTATTTCTCGTCCGCGCCCACGCCGGGCAGCACGCTGGTGTTCGCTGCGGTGATGGGCTTCCTGTGGCTGGGCGTGGCGCCGCTGGTTTCGGGCTGGATCGCCGAGACCTTCGGCCTGCGCTGGCAGGCGATGCTGGGCGGCGTGGCCTTCTTCAGCCACCAGATCGGCAGCTTTACCGGCGCCTTCGGCGGCGGGATGGTCTATGACGCGCTGGGGTCGTACACCGTAGCCTGGCAGGCGGGCGTGGCAATGGGGCTGGCGGCCGGGCTCGCGCAGATCGCGTTTGCGGTGGCGACGCAGCGCCGGCCACCGCTGATGGCAACGTCCTGACGGCGCCGCGCCATGTCAGAATCGGGGGTTCCGCATGGAACCCCTTTTTTCATTTCCGCTTCTTCCATACCTTGGACCTGCTTCGCATCGCCCTGCTCTTCGCCGTGACCGCCGTTGCCGAAATCGTCGGCTGCTACCTTCCCTGGCTGGTGCTGCGCCAGGGCAAGAGCGCGCTGTTGCTGCTGCCCGCCGCCGTCTCGCTGGGCCTGTTCGCCTGGCTGCTGACGCTGCATCCCGCCGCCGCGGGGCGCACCTACGCCGCTTATGGCGGCATGTATATTGCCGTGGCGCTGCTGTGGCTGCGCTTCGTCGATGGCCTGGCGCTGACGCGCTGGGACGTGGCCGGCGCCACCATTGCGCTGGCCGGCATGGCCGTGATCGCGCTGCAGCCGGCGGCGCGCTGATGTTGCGCTGATGCCGCGCGGTCAGTGCCAGGCGCTGCCGACCTGGATGTAGAACGCGTTCTGCCCCTTGCTGTGGGCCACGTCGATGCCCATCGACAGGCCCAGCTTGCGCGCGATCATGTAGCGAAAGCCCGCCCCCACGCTATACACGTTGGCCGCATCGGAAAAATCATGCCAGCGCCCGTATGCCTTGCCCGCGCCGGTGAAGCCCAGCACCGCCCAGCGCGGCGTGACGTCCCAGCGCAGCTCCACTTCCGCCATCACCGCGTTGCGGTCCTGGTAGCGCCCCTTCTGCACGCCGCGCAGGTCGATATAGGGCTGGGCGTAGAACGGCACATCGCCGCTGGAAAAGCGCGTATCGCCCCGCAGCCCCAGGATCAGCGTGCGCGCCAGCGGCAGCCAGGTAAAGGCGCGCGCGTTGTACATGTCGAAGGATTGCGTACTGCCGAAGCCGCTGCGCGCGAACTGGGCTTCCAGCTCGGCGTAGATGCCGCGGTTCGGGTAGAAGATGTTGTCGCGCGAGTCGTAGTCGATCACCAGCCCGGCCTTGCCGATGCGCTGGTCGTGCTCCACGCTGCCCAGCTCGGCGGCATTGCCGAACTTGAAATTGGTCCGGGAATCGAAATACACGTAGCGCGGGCCGATGTACCAGCGCGTATCGGCAACCCGGACCAGCAACTGCTGCACCAGGAAAAAGCCCTGCAACTGGTAGGCGCGTGGCTGGTTCTGGATCCCGTAGTAGTCCAGGTTGGCATTGACCTTGGCGACCGCGCCCAGGTAGCGGTAGCGATCGCCGCCCCAGGTGTGGAAATGCGCCAGCCCCGCGCCCCAGGTGCCGTTCTCCGTATAGGCGCCGCCGACGCCGGTGATATTGGGCGGGGCAGGCCCCCTGCCGCCTGCGCGGGCGGCGGCATCGGCCATCGACTCCGACAGGAACAT
Encoded proteins:
- a CDS encoding Bug family tripartite tricarboxylate transporter substrate binding protein, encoding MNTKLPQSLCPSFSLSLSPSLSRPLSLCASLLAVTAATLPTAAHAAPAWPDKPITIIVPGAPGGTTDIPTRLVAQKLSAILGQPVVVDNKPGSGGIIGTQALLRAAPDGYTLVVGNTGSHAINYSAYKQLAYQPQDFMPLTDMISFPNVLVVNAQAPVRSVAELVAQLKQSPGKYSYASAGIGQTTHLTAELFRLRTATEVLHVPYKGSTPATTSVLAGETTFMFDNLTQALPHIRAGKLRALAVTSAERLPSLPDVPTMEQAGVKDFVVMGWLGVFASAKTPPAVAAILQDALSRAMRDPDVVAKFRDMGGIPGGEPQPRFAALVNGDIRRWGDTIRASRVSLD
- a CDS encoding MFS transporter → MPAPTTPSRLDSLRPALPILLGASVMLSLAMGLRQSLGIFMPPLTRDIGISVSDFTVAIAVQNLAWGLLQPLAGAWATRIGFRPLMLAGSLSYVAGLVLLATAQGMIGVTLGAGVAIGASMACTGSALAMAVAARPVPAALRSTVLGLVSGAGSLGALLAAPIGQMVTQTYGWRAGLAAFVLLALVMLPAAWMAGRVDKLPLPAFVGADQSNARQALGTALRHAPFIVMALAYFVCGMQLVFLTTHLPSYLDVCGMDPMLSAQALGVIGGFNVLGSIFFGWAGGRFNKLMLLGGIYTVRSLALTWYFSSAPTPGSTLVFAAVMGFLWLGVAPLVSGWIAETFGLRWQAMLGGVAFFSHQIGSFTGAFGGGMVYDALGSYTVAWQAGVAMGLAAGLAQIAFAVATQRRPPLMATS
- a CDS encoding YnfA family protein; the encoded protein is MDLLRIALLFAVTAVAEIVGCYLPWLVLRQGKSALLLLPAAVSLGLFAWLLTLHPAAAGRTYAAYGGMYIAVALLWLRFVDGLALTRWDVAGATIALAGMAVIALQPAAR
- a CDS encoding BamA/TamA family outer membrane protein, with protein sequence MAGPSARTTCAGVIAAMVLAWCPAALAQSEPAPEAAAPKKLSFFDPEDGKLDMSDFMLNHKGALPVPTIITEPAVGYGAGLGLMFLSESMADAAARAGGRGPAPPNITGVGGAYTENGTWGAGLAHFHTWGGDRYRYLGAVAKVNANLDYYGIQNQPRAYQLQGFFLVQQLLVRVADTRWYIGPRYVYFDSRTNFKFGNAAELGSVEHDQRIGKAGLVIDYDSRDNIFYPNRGIYAELEAQFARSGFGSTQSFDMYNARAFTWLPLARTLILGLRGDTRFSSGDVPFYAQPYIDLRGVQKGRYQDRNAVMAEVELRWDVTPRWAVLGFTGAGKAYGRWHDFSDAANVYSVGAGFRYMIARKLGLSMGIDVAHSKGQNAFYIQVGSAWH